A part of Quatrionicoccus australiensis genomic DNA contains:
- a CDS encoding BPSS1780 family membrane protein, producing MNETTAFPMAPAAFTGESREVDPGACFDWLRQGWAMFLANPGVWIGCSVLMLIMLMAISIVPFFGQVAAHLLVPLFGAGMVQICRHLANGQEPQIADLFAGFHHQAGQLVMVGVFFAAGVFGIAFIAFLLVTGGVLGGVVTGRVAGFGIAFGGVMLAGLLVMVLSIPVIMATWFAPALVFFHDMKPLDAMKASFAAGAKNWLAMTIFGVFLVVVLFFAMLPLGLGLLLLLPVFSGAVYASYRDIFVGS from the coding sequence ATGAACGAAACTACCGCTTTTCCCATGGCGCCGGCCGCTTTTACCGGCGAAAGCCGCGAAGTCGACCCGGGCGCCTGTTTTGACTGGCTGCGTCAGGGCTGGGCCATGTTCCTGGCCAATCCGGGTGTCTGGATCGGTTGTTCGGTCCTGATGCTGATCATGCTGATGGCCATCTCCATCGTGCCTTTCTTCGGCCAGGTTGCCGCGCATCTGCTGGTGCCCCTGTTCGGCGCCGGCATGGTGCAGATTTGCCGGCATCTGGCGAACGGCCAGGAGCCGCAGATTGCCGACCTGTTTGCCGGTTTTCACCACCAGGCCGGGCAACTGGTCATGGTCGGCGTCTTTTTTGCCGCCGGCGTTTTCGGCATCGCCTTCATCGCTTTCCTGCTGGTGACCGGCGGTGTGCTCGGTGGCGTCGTGACCGGCCGCGTTGCCGGCTTCGGCATTGCCTTCGGTGGCGTCATGCTGGCCGGCCTGCTGGTCATGGTCTTGTCCATCCCGGTGATCATGGCAACCTGGTTTGCCCCGGCGCTGGTCTTCTTCCATGACATGAAGCCGCTCGATGCGATGAAGGCCAGCTTTGCCGCCGGCGCCAAGAACTGGCTGGCGATGACCATTTTTGGCGTCTTCCTCGTTGTCGTGCTGTTCTTCGCCATGCTGCCGCTCGGCCTCGGTCTGTTGCTGCTGCTGCCAGTCTTCTCCGGTGCGGTGTACGCCTCGTACCGCGACATTTTCGTGGGCAGCTGA
- a CDS encoding homoserine kinase, which yields MSVYTTVGRSELADWLRPLGLGELLEHAGIAAGMQNSNYFVTTASGRYVLTLFEHIDAAALDFYLALMDHLAVRGIPCPQPLADHAGRRWRTLAGKPAALLSCLPGAPLDAPAAVDCEKLGEMLARLHLAAADFSDPLPNPCGAAWRARVGAWLLPQVAPAERELLADELAFQAAQDYSALPQGVIHADLFRDNVLWAPDGRLSGVLDFYFAGADAWLFDLAVVANDWCFTDATLAALLAGYAGQRPLTPAEMAAWPAMRRAAALRFWLLRLEVRHRPRAGEVVTIKDPDDFARLLQRFRLADAASPR from the coding sequence TTGTCGGTCTACACCACAGTCGGCCGCAGCGAACTGGCCGACTGGCTCCGGCCGCTCGGCCTGGGTGAGTTGCTTGAGCATGCCGGTATCGCTGCCGGCATGCAGAACTCCAATTATTTCGTGACGACAGCCAGCGGCCGCTACGTGCTGACGCTGTTCGAGCATATCGACGCTGCTGCCCTCGATTTCTATCTGGCCTTGATGGATCACCTCGCGGTGCGCGGCATTCCCTGTCCGCAGCCGCTGGCCGATCATGCCGGCCGCCGCTGGCGCACGCTGGCCGGTAAGCCGGCGGCGTTGCTCAGCTGCCTGCCGGGCGCGCCGCTGGACGCACCCGCAGCGGTCGACTGCGAAAAACTGGGCGAAATGCTCGCCCGCCTGCATCTGGCTGCTGCCGATTTCAGCGACCCCTTGCCCAATCCCTGTGGCGCCGCCTGGCGGGCGCGGGTCGGTGCCTGGCTGCTGCCGCAGGTCGCGCCGGCCGAGCGCGAGCTGCTCGCCGACGAACTGGCCTTTCAGGCGGCGCAGGATTATTCGGCGCTGCCGCAGGGCGTGATCCACGCCGACCTGTTCCGCGACAACGTGTTGTGGGCGCCGGATGGTCGACTGTCCGGCGTGCTCGATTTCTATTTCGCCGGTGCCGATGCCTGGTTGTTCGATCTGGCCGTGGTCGCCAACGACTGGTGTTTCACTGACGCAACACTCGCCGCGCTGCTCGCCGGCTATGCCGGACAACGCCCGCTCACACCGGCGGAGATGGCCGCCTGGCCGGCCATGCGGCGAGCCGCGGCACTGCGCTTCTGGCTGCTCCGGCTTGAGGTCAGGCACCGTCCACGCGCCGGTGAAGTGGTGACAATCAAGGATCCGGACGATTTTGCCCGCCTTTTGCAGCGTTTTCGCCTTGCCGACGCGGCCTCGCCCCGTTAG
- the nadD gene encoding nicotinate-nucleotide adenylyltransferase, with amino-acid sequence MSEPLGIFGGTFDPVHFGHLRLAEESIGHLGLGGVRWIPAGQPPHRGAPQVTAAQRLEMVRRSTAGNARFSVDASEVEAAAPSYTIHTLERLRRELGSTQSLVLLVGADAFAGLASWHRWRDILALAHIAVSHRPGFPVEMASLPDELASEFNARRLSDVAGLKASASGAIVTFAMTQLAISATQIRKLLANDLSARYLLPDAVLDYIQTNSLYRNS; translated from the coding sequence TTGTCTGAACCGCTCGGCATTTTCGGCGGGACTTTCGATCCCGTCCATTTCGGCCATCTGCGTCTGGCCGAGGAGTCGATCGGTCATCTCGGTCTTGGCGGCGTGCGCTGGATTCCTGCCGGCCAGCCACCGCATCGTGGCGCACCGCAGGTAACCGCGGCACAGCGCCTCGAGATGGTCAGGCGGTCGACGGCGGGAAATGCCCGTTTTTCAGTCGACGCCAGCGAGGTCGAGGCCGCGGCGCCGAGTTACACCATTCATACCCTGGAGCGTTTGCGCCGCGAACTGGGCAGCACACAGTCGCTGGTCCTGCTGGTTGGTGCCGATGCCTTTGCCGGCCTGGCGAGCTGGCATCGCTGGCGCGATATTCTTGCCCTGGCGCACATTGCCGTGTCGCACCGGCCGGGTTTTCCGGTCGAAATGGCGAGCCTGCCCGACGAACTCGCCAGCGAATTCAACGCCCGCCGGCTGAGCGATGTTGCCGGCCTGAAAGCCTCTGCCAGTGGGGCTATCGTCACTTTCGCAATGACCCAGCTGGCGATTTCGGCAACCCAGATTCGTAAGCTGCTGGCCAACGACCTGTCGGCGCGCTATTTGCTGCCGGATGCCGTTCTCGACTATATTCAGACTAATTCCCTCTACAGAAACTCCTAA
- a CDS encoding DUF2782 domain-containing protein, which produces MRRLLPLLLLAALPVWAQTEPQPLPAIPPPPPGMEAFDAALEPQVTIVKSEKDSREEFRIKGKLYMIKVTPSVGKPYYLVDRQGDGNFIEADIAPNPVRPPMWVIHSW; this is translated from the coding sequence ATGCGCCGCCTTCTTCCCCTGTTGTTGCTTGCCGCCCTGCCTGTCTGGGCGCAGACCGAGCCGCAGCCGCTGCCCGCCATTCCGCCGCCGCCACCCGGCATGGAAGCCTTCGATGCCGCCCTCGAGCCGCAGGTCACCATCGTCAAGTCCGAAAAGGACTCGCGCGAGGAGTTCCGCATCAAGGGCAAGCTGTACATGATCAAAGTCACCCCGTCGGTCGGCAAGCCGTACTACCTGGTTGACCGTCAGGGCGACGGCAATTTCATCGAAGCCGATATCGCACCCAATCCGGTCCGCCCGCCGATGTGGGTCATCCACAGCTGGTAA
- a CDS encoding BPSS1780 family membrane protein, with protein sequence MRAQTLPAVAGWRWIGTGFLIFRRNPPMLAILVVTYWFTLIFLNILPVLGALAASMVVPGLSVGLMQAARNLERGQPVSIQTLFAGLKENTRTLVALGALYLFCTLGILGVSALVDGGDLLRYMLANTRAERAAVEDADFLLPGLVVMLLLVPLLMAYWFAPVLAAWHRLSLAKSLFFSFVACWLNWRPFLTYCAGLLVVAGVIPGLLLGILLILFPGAEGFITTLVTVPMALFVAPVIFASFYAAYRDIFGISEIV encoded by the coding sequence GTGCGCGCCCAGACGCTTCCTGCCGTTGCCGGCTGGCGCTGGATCGGAACCGGCTTCCTGATCTTCCGCCGCAATCCGCCGATGCTGGCGATCCTGGTGGTGACCTACTGGTTCACGCTGATTTTCCTCAACATCCTGCCGGTACTCGGTGCGCTGGCCGCCTCCATGGTCGTGCCCGGCCTCTCGGTCGGCCTGATGCAGGCGGCGCGCAACCTCGAGCGCGGTCAGCCGGTCAGCATCCAGACGCTGTTTGCCGGCCTCAAGGAAAACACCCGCACGCTGGTCGCCCTCGGTGCCCTCTACCTGTTCTGCACGCTGGGCATACTCGGGGTTTCGGCGTTGGTCGATGGCGGCGACCTGCTGCGTTACATGCTGGCAAACACCCGCGCCGAGCGCGCCGCTGTCGAGGATGCCGATTTCCTGCTGCCCGGGCTGGTCGTCATGCTCCTGCTCGTGCCGCTGCTGATGGCCTACTGGTTTGCGCCGGTGCTGGCTGCCTGGCATCGCCTGTCGCTCGCCAAGTCGCTGTTCTTCAGTTTTGTCGCCTGCTGGCTGAACTGGCGTCCCTTCCTGACCTACTGTGCCGGCTTGCTGGTCGTTGCCGGGGTGATTCCCGGTCTGCTGCTCGGCATCCTGCTGATCCTGTTTCCCGGCGCCGAGGGCTTCATTACCACGCTGGTGACGGTGCCGATGGCACTGTTCGTTGCGCCGGTCATCTTCGCCAGCTTCTACGCCGCCTACCGCGACATCTTCGGTATATCCGAAATTGTCTGA